A single window of Vespula pensylvanica isolate Volc-1 chromosome 23, ASM1446617v1, whole genome shotgun sequence DNA harbors:
- the LOC122636688 gene encoding 40S ribosomal protein S20: MASTKTDNPEKPGQEVAPIHRIRITLTSRNVRSLEKVCLELINGAKKQKLKVKGPVRMPTKILRITTRKTPCGEGSKTWDRFQMRIHKRVIDLYSPSEIVKQITSISIEPGVEVEVTIAND; this comes from the exons ATG GCAAGTACCAAAACAGATAATCCTGAAAAGCCAGGACAAGAAGTTGCTCCTATTCATCGTATTAGGATAACACTTACTTCTCGTAATGTTCGTTCTCTTGAAAAAG tATGCTTGGAACTGATTAATGGGGCCAAAAAACAAAAGCTGAAGGTCAAAGGACCTGTTCGTATGCCTACTAAAATTTTAAGGATTACAACTCGTAAAACTCCTTGTGGTGAAGGATCCAAAACATGGGATCGCTTCCAAATGCGAATTCATAAGAGAGTTATCGATTTGTACTCTCCATCAGAAATTGTTAAACAGATAACAAGTATTTCTATTGAACCTGGTGTAGAGGTTGAAGTTACAATTGCAAATGATTAA
- the LOC122636679 gene encoding eukaryotic translation initiation factor 2 subunit 1, with amino-acid sequence MVLSCRFYKEKYPEVEDVVMVNVRSIAEMGAYVHLLEYNNIEGMILLSELSRRRIRSINKLIRVGKTEPVVVIRVDKEKGYIDLSKRRVSAEDVEKCTERYAKAKAVNSILRHVAELLHYDNDDQLEELYKKTAWHFEEKYKKQKASAYDFFKQSVLDPSILAECGLDEHTKEVLLNNIKRKLTSQAVKIRADVEVACYGYEGIDAVKSALKAGLALSTEELPIKINLIAPPLYVMTTSTPEKQDGLKALSDAIEVIQEKITSLGGVFNIQMAPKVVTATDEAELARQMERAEFENAEVAGDDDDEEEAEGMDDFSGGEGAEDEKTGHESAEEA; translated from the exons atGGTGTTATCTTGtcgattttataaagaaaaatatccagAAGTGGAGGATGTAGTTATGGTAAATGTACGAAGTATAGCAGAAATGGGtgcatatgtacatttattagagtataataatatcgaggGCATGATATTACTTTCTGAATTGTCCAGAAGACGTATCAGATCTATTAACAAACTGATTAGGGTAGGCAAAACTGAACCTGTTGTTGTTATAAGAGtggacaaagaaaaag GTTATATCGATTTGAGTAAACGACGTGTATCAGCAGAAGATGTAGAAAAATGCACAGAGAGATATGCTAAAGCTAAAGCTGTAAATTCTATCTTAAGACATGTTGCTGAATTGCTACATTATGACAACGATGATCAATTAGAGGAACTCTATAAGAAAACAGCATGgcattttgaagaaaaatataaaaaacagaaagctTCTGCATATGATTTCTTTAAACAATCAGTACT GGATCCCTCTATTTTAGCAGAATGTGGGCTTGATGAACATACAAAagaagtattattaaataacattaaaagaaaattgacttCTCAAGCTGTTAAGATTAGAGCAGATGTAGAAGTTGCTTGTTATGGTTATGAAGGAATTGATGCAGTTAAAAGTGCTTTAAAAGCTGGACTGGCACTCTCTACTGAAGAACTTCCTATTAAAATTAACTTAATTGCTCCTCCtttatatg TTATGACAACATCAACACCAGAGAAACAAGATGGTTTGAAAGCATTAAGTGATGCTATTGAAgttatacaagaaaaaataacatccTTAGGAGGagtatttaatattcaaatgGCT CCAAAAGTTGTTACTGCTACTGATGAAGCAGAGTTGGCAAGACAAATGGAACGAGCTGAATTTGAAAATGCAGAAGTTGCTggagatgatgatgatgaagaagaagcagaaggtATGGATGACTTTAGTGGTGGAGAAGGTGCAGAAGACGAAAAAACAGGACATGAATCTGCAGAAGAAGCTTGA